CTCGCGGAGGGCGTCGACTCGTTCTAACGCCTCGCTCGCGCGCTCCACGTGCTCCACGTCACCGGTCTCCAGCGCGAGTTCGAGCCGTCCGTTGACGGCGGAAATCGGGCTCTGGAGGTCGTGTGAGATGAAACTCGCGAACTCGTCGAAGCGCTTGTTCTGCTCTTGGAGTTCGCGTTTCTGCTGGCGCCGCTCGGTGATGTCTTTCGCGGAGACGAGCACCGTCGTGACCTCGCCGCTGTCGTCGGTCACCGGCCGGAACACGCCGGAGACGACGGCCGTCTCCCCGTCGCCGGCCGGGTGTTCGGCCTCGTACTCGACGTAGTCCCCGTCGGTCGCCTCGCGAATCCACTGCTTCACGTCGGCCTCGTGGTCCTCGCTCCACCACGGTGCCTCCCAGAACGGGATGCCGACGATTTCGTCGTGAGACTTGTCGACGTACGCGACTGCCGTCTCGTTGACCCGTTGCACCGTCCCGTCCGGGTCGAGCAACGCGACGAGGAGATTGGGGTCGTCGAAGAGCGCGTCGAACCGCTGTGAATGCTGTTCCACAGTCTGTTAGGCCTCGTTGACGGGAAACTCCTTGCACTGGACACTTAAGTAGTTTACACCCGTCTCGGTTCGTGCCGAGACGCGTTGAACCGGCGGCCGA
The nucleotide sequence above comes from Halobacterium litoreum. Encoded proteins:
- a CDS encoding ATP-binding protein: MEQHSQRFDALFDDPNLLVALLDPDGTVQRVNETAVAYVDKSHDEIVGIPFWEAPWWSEDHEADVKQWIREATDGDYVEYEAEHPAGDGETAVVSGVFRPVTDDSGEVTTVLVSAKDITERRQQKRELQEQNKRFDEFASFISHDLQSPISAVNGRLELALETGDVEHVERASEALERVDALREDLVTTLRSREIVTNRESVDVADVFERAWRTIDPPSTTTYTVVEPVTVDADRDALQRLLENLVGNSVEHGSEHATVRIGALGDGFYYADDGPGIDPDARGQVFIPGFSTKRGEKGIGMGMASVRQIVTAHDWRIEIDDSDALGGVRFELHTE